In one window of Eggerthella guodeyinii DNA:
- a CDS encoding DHA2 family efflux MFS transporter permease subunit, which translates to MSVYALFAIVVLASASGNLSQTAVNAMLGDIMMEFNLTVELGQWLTTVYMLVLGITVPVATFLSRRFSVRQHVFIALAFFLVGAVADLLAPNFGVLLGGRVCQAVSTGMLMPLMQTIAMTRFPRGRQATAMGIAGIAMGFAPNIGPTIGGAMSFSLGWRSFFVLLVAIMLVLGVAAAIAIRPSAAPDKGARLDVVSLTQSTLGFGGLLLAFSNASSFSFESPFIWVPLVLGALFLVLFVRRQKRVDDPLISMDIFASPQFRAGFIAQNLLNASFMGVTLIVPLYVEGLCGGTALEAGMVLLPGTVTALVLNPLAGVLTDKVGARPVALVSGAFLATGAVLMSFLNADTPLYVTTLCQAVRAVGVSGLVGPLTSWSLAQLPRPIVADGSSFCISARQACASLGTSVMVFLVAVVGASAVGVANPALAYQLAFGFSAVMAVATLGYIAAKVR; encoded by the coding sequence ATGAGCGTGTACGCGCTGTTCGCCATCGTCGTGCTGGCGTCGGCGTCGGGCAACCTTTCGCAAACCGCGGTCAACGCCATGCTGGGCGACATCATGATGGAGTTCAACCTGACGGTTGAACTGGGGCAATGGCTGACCACCGTCTACATGCTCGTGCTGGGCATCACCGTTCCGGTGGCCACGTTTCTCTCGCGGCGCTTCTCGGTGCGGCAGCACGTGTTCATTGCGCTCGCGTTCTTCCTCGTAGGGGCGGTGGCCGATCTGCTCGCGCCCAACTTCGGCGTGCTGCTGGGCGGCCGCGTGTGCCAGGCCGTTTCCACGGGTATGCTCATGCCCCTCATGCAGACCATCGCCATGACGCGCTTCCCGCGCGGCCGGCAGGCGACGGCGATGGGCATCGCCGGCATCGCCATGGGCTTCGCGCCGAACATCGGCCCCACCATCGGCGGCGCGATGAGTTTCTCGCTGGGGTGGCGCAGCTTCTTCGTGCTGCTCGTGGCCATCATGCTGGTGCTGGGCGTGGCGGCCGCGATCGCCATCAGGCCCTCGGCGGCTCCCGACAAGGGCGCGCGGCTCGACGTGGTGTCGCTCACGCAGTCCACGCTGGGATTCGGCGGCCTGTTGCTGGCGTTCTCGAACGCGAGCAGCTTCTCGTTCGAGAGCCCGTTCATCTGGGTGCCGCTCGTGCTGGGCGCGCTGTTCCTCGTGCTGTTCGTGAGGCGGCAGAAGCGCGTGGACGATCCGCTGATCAGCATGGATATTTTCGCGTCGCCGCAATTCCGCGCAGGCTTCATCGCTCAGAATTTGCTGAACGCTTCGTTCATGGGCGTGACGCTGATCGTGCCGCTGTACGTGGAAGGCCTGTGCGGCGGCACCGCGCTCGAGGCCGGGATGGTGCTGTTGCCCGGCACCGTGACCGCGCTCGTGCTGAACCCGTTGGCGGGCGTGCTCACCGACAAGGTGGGCGCGCGCCCGGTCGCGCTCGTGTCGGGCGCGTTTCTGGCGACGGGAGCCGTGCTCATGTCGTTCCTCAACGCGGACACGCCGCTGTACGTGACCACGTTGTGCCAGGCCGTGCGCGCCGTGGGCGTGTCGGGGCTCGTGGGGCCGCTCACGTCGTGGAGTCTCGCGCAGCTGCCGCGGCCCATCGTGGCGGACGGCTCGTCGTTCTGCATCTCGGCTCGTCAGGCGTGCGCGTCGCTCGGCACGTCGGTGATGGTGTTCCTCGTCGCCGTGGTGGGCGCGTCCGCGGTGGGGGTGGCGAATCCGGCGCTGGCCTACCAGCTGGCCTTCGGCTTCTCCGCCGTGATGGCGGTTGCCACGCTGGGCTACATCGCGGCGAAAGTGCGCTAG
- a CDS encoding Crp/Fnr family transcriptional regulator translates to MATEQEYRSILIPNQPFRRLKIAEYISQGKKKKLFKGEYIRTSAKTIDDLYYYYIDEGQIIATFEQESGEVAPLYWRNAGNAFSAEYNDYASIGRYKARFIAAQNTVLFAFTQRQLYELSQDDPELFYEFINVCHMSFAQMGHRISNTGYQSSTKRMIMWLQKLCATQECDERGVYDIECKLTLQQLSELLSIHITTCTKLVAALENEGVLERTRTRIRVYDADRLAQYGLEDNPLAY, encoded by the coding sequence ATGGCAACCGAGCAGGAATACCGATCCATCCTCATACCGAACCAGCCGTTCCGCCGATTGAAGATCGCCGAGTACATATCCCAGGGGAAGAAGAAAAAACTCTTCAAGGGCGAGTACATCCGGACGAGCGCCAAGACCATCGACGACCTGTATTACTACTACATCGACGAAGGCCAGATCATCGCCACGTTCGAGCAGGAATCGGGCGAGGTGGCGCCGCTGTACTGGCGCAACGCCGGCAACGCCTTCTCGGCGGAGTACAACGATTACGCGTCCATCGGCCGCTACAAGGCGCGCTTCATCGCGGCGCAGAACACCGTGCTGTTCGCCTTCACGCAGCGCCAGCTCTACGAGCTGAGCCAGGACGACCCCGAGCTGTTCTACGAGTTCATCAACGTATGCCACATGTCGTTCGCCCAGATGGGGCACCGTATCAGCAACACAGGCTACCAGTCGTCCACGAAGCGCATGATCATGTGGCTGCAGAAGCTGTGCGCCACGCAGGAATGCGACGAGCGCGGCGTGTACGATATCGAGTGCAAGCTGACGCTGCAACAGCTGTCCGAGCTGCTGTCCATCCACATCACCACGTGCACGAAACTGGTGGCCGCGCTGGAAAACGAGGGCGTCCTCGAGCGCACGCGCACCCGCATCCGCGTCTACGACGCCGACCGCCTCGCCCAATACGGCCTCGAGGACAACCCGCTGGCGTACTAA
- a CDS encoding 4Fe-4S dicluster domain-containing protein yields MTRYGMAIDLRRCAGCGACVVACQMQNNQRPGVSWNNLDVYEWGTQVGQSGRAYVPHACVQCEQPKCVDACPTGASVRRDDGITVIEYDQCIACGLCLAACPYGARKLNRKSENMFGADVPAPYESYGVQRELVAEKCIFCEARLAEGKQPACVVNCPGRARYFGDLDDPESPVSKFIAGDEAVLRVDETSFYYRPVDGMPLDVLPSNTLASANSKQGKEGA; encoded by the coding sequence ATGACGAGGTACGGAATGGCGATCGACCTGCGGCGATGCGCAGGATGCGGCGCGTGCGTGGTGGCGTGCCAAATGCAGAACAACCAGCGGCCGGGCGTGTCGTGGAACAACCTCGACGTGTACGAGTGGGGCACGCAGGTGGGTCAGAGCGGCCGTGCGTATGTGCCGCATGCGTGCGTGCAGTGCGAGCAGCCGAAGTGCGTGGACGCGTGCCCCACGGGGGCGAGCGTGCGGCGCGACGACGGCATCACCGTCATCGAGTACGATCAGTGCATCGCGTGCGGGTTGTGCCTGGCCGCGTGTCCGTACGGCGCGCGCAAGCTCAACCGCAAGAGCGAGAACATGTTCGGCGCCGACGTGCCCGCGCCGTACGAATCGTACGGCGTGCAGCGCGAGCTGGTGGCCGAGAAGTGCATCTTCTGCGAGGCTCGGCTGGCCGAGGGCAAGCAGCCGGCCTGCGTGGTGAACTGCCCGGGTCGGGCGCGTTACTTCGGCGACTTGGACGACCCCGAGAGCCCGGTGTCGAAGTTCATCGCCGGCGACGAAGCGGTGCTGCGCGTGGACGAGACATCGTTCTACTACCGTCCGGTCGACGGCATGCCGCTCGACGTGCTGCCGTCCAACACGCTGGCGTCGGCGAATTCCAAGCAGGGGAAGGAAGGGGCCTAA
- a CDS encoding DUF1648 domain-containing protein produces MAESDSDKLEPPAYRMSRARIAVLLALAALPVLLTALAQPFLPDIVPLHYGTNGADRWGSKAELFVAADIIAVIELALVGLYTVVERQRETGREDWIVVNGPVTAMFPTFAILYAIMACVQAVYLFAAFQLTEFTLPVDVGKLYVYVLLGLALLAMLAPAFYMLITGKGLSLVNFHPGTSDLEKRTGADKQQARAIGGLLLFLAGFVLVEFLLLLK; encoded by the coding sequence ATGGCCGAAAGCGATAGCGACAAGCTCGAACCGCCCGCCTACCGCATGAGCCGGGCGCGCATCGCGGTGCTGCTCGCGCTGGCCGCGCTGCCGGTTCTCCTCACCGCGCTGGCCCAGCCGTTCCTGCCAGACATCGTCCCGCTGCACTACGGAACGAACGGGGCCGATCGATGGGGATCGAAAGCCGAGCTGTTCGTCGCAGCGGACATCATCGCCGTGATCGAGCTTGCCCTCGTAGGGCTTTACACCGTAGTAGAGCGACAGCGCGAAACCGGGCGGGAAGACTGGATTGTCGTCAACGGCCCCGTAACCGCTATGTTTCCCACGTTCGCCATCTTGTATGCAATCATGGCTTGCGTTCAGGCCGTCTATCTCTTCGCGGCTTTCCAGCTGACGGAATTCACGCTGCCTGTCGATGTCGGCAAGCTGTACGTGTACGTGCTGCTCGGGCTCGCCTTGCTAGCCATGCTCGCACCGGCGTTCTACATGCTCATCACCGGAAAGGGCCTCTCGCTCGTGAACTTCCACCCCGGCACGAGCGACCTCGAGAAACGCACGGGAGCCGACAAGCAGCAAGCGCGCGCCATCGGCGGCCTGCTGCTGTTCCTCGCCGGCTTCGTACTCGTGGAATTCTTACTGCTGCTGAAATGA
- a CDS encoding Fic family protein, whose amino-acid sequence MGTLHKEFWASEGQGRTRAERRSGSYEYYLPTPLASLHMALEPDVVGDVARAERAIEKLNVEAEALHSSEGIARLLLRAEAVSSSRIEGLSIGAKRLLKAEANLTDGSFRHDEAATEIVGNIHAMQDALNAAQGPGLVTTETILRIHQRLCADTRIERFGGMIRERQNWIGGNSYNPLGAEYVPPAPRHVAGLLDDLAGYCNDEVASPVLQAALAHAQFESIHPFVDGNGRTGRALVHLLLKRRGLAPNLVPPISLVLATHAESYVSGLAGFRSLDSDEEGLHDGINDWVSFFAGACLTACEEAAAFEESAARLQREWREKLGPIRANSALDVLLPELVGMPLFTMKMAAASTGRAVSAVTLAVNKCLESGIVVLMRDQKRNRGFEVPDVINEFNIFERRLASPAGNTVVAKPSRAVPDSLSKKRRGVTSSH is encoded by the coding sequence ATGGGCACGCTGCATAAGGAGTTTTGGGCGAGCGAAGGCCAAGGGCGCACCCGTGCCGAGCGACGCAGCGGGTCGTACGAGTATTATCTTCCCACCCCGCTCGCATCGCTCCACATGGCGCTCGAGCCTGATGTGGTGGGGGACGTCGCCCGTGCGGAACGTGCTATCGAGAAGCTCAACGTCGAGGCCGAGGCGCTCCATAGCTCGGAAGGGATCGCGCGCCTCTTGCTTCGGGCGGAAGCCGTGTCCTCGTCGCGTATCGAAGGTTTGAGCATCGGGGCGAAGCGTTTGTTGAAAGCCGAGGCCAACCTCACGGATGGATCGTTTCGGCACGACGAAGCGGCTACGGAGATCGTTGGAAACATCCACGCCATGCAAGATGCGCTCAACGCCGCGCAAGGTCCGGGTCTTGTCACGACGGAAACGATCCTTCGCATTCACCAAAGACTCTGCGCCGATACTCGCATCGAGCGTTTCGGTGGGATGATCCGCGAGCGGCAGAACTGGATAGGGGGAAACTCTTACAACCCCCTGGGTGCCGAGTACGTTCCGCCGGCACCTCGGCACGTTGCGGGCTTGCTTGACGATCTTGCCGGATACTGCAACGACGAGGTTGCGTCCCCCGTGCTTCAGGCGGCGTTGGCCCATGCTCAATTCGAGAGTATTCACCCATTCGTGGACGGGAACGGAAGAACCGGCAGGGCTCTCGTACATCTCCTATTGAAGCGCCGGGGTCTCGCGCCTAACCTGGTACCGCCCATCTCGCTTGTGCTTGCGACGCATGCCGAATCGTATGTGAGCGGACTTGCTGGATTCCGTTCGCTCGATTCCGATGAGGAGGGTTTGCATGACGGCATCAACGACTGGGTTTCGTTTTTCGCCGGAGCATGCCTGACCGCTTGCGAGGAGGCCGCTGCCTTTGAAGAGAGCGCCGCTCGCTTACAGCGCGAATGGCGCGAGAAGCTCGGGCCGATCCGAGCGAACTCCGCGCTCGACGTGCTGCTGCCCGAGCTCGTCGGAATGCCCCTGTTCACGATGAAGATGGCAGCGGCGTCGACGGGTCGAGCCGTCAGCGCGGTCACCTTGGCGGTGAACAAGTGTCTCGAGTCGGGTATCGTGGTGCTCATGAGGGACCAGAAGCGCAATCGCGGCTTCGAGGTGCCAGACGTGATCAACGAGTTCAACATCTTCGAGCGCCGGCTTGCAAGCCCTGCCGGCAACACCGTCGTGGCAAAGCCGTCGCGTGCGGTGCCCGACAGCCTCTCGAAGAAACGCAGGGGAGTAACGTCGTCGCACTAG
- a CDS encoding helix-turn-helix domain-containing protein: protein MDIRLALGLRIKELRDERGLTQRRFAETAGIDRSYLAAIENGTVNVGIKTIERIACGFELQVGELMRDL from the coding sequence ATGGACATTCGGCTGGCATTGGGTTTGAGGATCAAGGAGCTGCGCGACGAGCGCGGCCTTACTCAGCGTCGCTTCGCGGAAACCGCGGGCATCGATCGAAGCTATCTGGCGGCCATCGAAAACGGCACTGTCAACGTGGGTATCAAGACCATTGAGCGCATTGCTTGCGGGTTCGAGCTCCAGGTCGGCGAGCTCATGCGCGATCTGTAG